The proteins below come from a single Prolixibacter sp. NT017 genomic window:
- a CDS encoding cyclic 2,3-diphosphoglycerate synthase, which yields MARRNVLIIGAAGRDFHNFNTFFRDNPDYRVVAFTATQIPDIDGRKYPPELAGANLYPDGIPVYEQNDLAKLIRELEVQDCFFSYSDVSYDKVMSLASVVQAAGANFMLLGPGETMLRSTKPLISVTATRTGCGKSQTSRKVVELLTQMGLKVVAIRHPMPYGDLNAQKVQRFAEIADLKKHKCTIEEMEEYEPHIVRGNVIYAGVDYEAILGAAENDPNGCDVILWDGGNNDMSFYHSDLSIVVADPHRAGAEGAYYPSEVNVRLADVVIINKIDTSAPEKIQAVRDNIARINPKAVIVEGASPVRVEDPELIRGKRILAVEDGPTLTHGEMKIGAAIVAAQKLGASEIVDPRPWLAGKLEETFRIYPNIGTLLPAMGYGDEQVKDLEKTINKVDCDAVIVGTPIDLRRVVKIKKPSTRVYYDLEEIGEPKLTGILDEFVKKHLPGRV from the coding sequence ATGGCACGCCGTAATGTTCTTATCATCGGGGCTGCTGGCCGCGATTTTCACAACTTTAACACCTTTTTCAGGGACAATCCCGATTACCGGGTGGTTGCATTTACTGCCACTCAAATTCCCGACATCGACGGGAGAAAGTATCCGCCGGAACTTGCCGGAGCCAATCTCTACCCGGATGGCATTCCGGTTTACGAGCAAAACGATTTGGCGAAGCTGATTCGGGAACTGGAAGTCCAGGATTGCTTCTTCTCTTACAGCGACGTTTCGTATGATAAGGTGATGAGCCTGGCTTCCGTTGTGCAGGCTGCCGGAGCCAACTTTATGTTGCTCGGTCCCGGCGAAACCATGCTGCGAAGTACCAAGCCACTCATCTCGGTGACCGCTACCCGTACCGGATGTGGAAAAAGCCAGACTTCCCGAAAGGTAGTGGAACTGCTGACCCAAATGGGATTGAAAGTGGTGGCTATACGGCACCCCATGCCTTATGGCGACCTGAATGCACAAAAAGTGCAGCGATTTGCTGAAATTGCCGACCTGAAGAAACACAAATGTACCATCGAGGAGATGGAAGAATACGAACCGCACATTGTTCGCGGAAACGTGATTTACGCCGGCGTGGACTACGAAGCGATTCTGGGTGCCGCGGAAAATGACCCCAACGGATGCGATGTTATTCTTTGGGACGGCGGGAACAACGATATGTCGTTCTACCACTCCGATTTGTCGATTGTGGTGGCCGATCCGCATCGAGCAGGAGCCGAAGGAGCTTACTATCCCAGCGAAGTAAATGTACGGTTGGCCGATGTGGTTATCATCAATAAAATTGATACCTCCGCGCCGGAGAAAATTCAGGCTGTTCGTGATAACATTGCCCGCATTAACCCGAAAGCGGTGATTGTGGAGGGCGCTTCTCCCGTAAGGGTGGAAGATCCGGAGTTGATTCGCGGCAAGCGGATTTTGGCTGTTGAAGATGGCCCGACCCTGACGCACGGAGAAATGAAGATAGGGGCAGCCATTGTGGCGGCACAGAAACTGGGAGCTAGTGAAATTGTCGATCCGCGCCCGTGGCTGGCTGGCAAGCTTGAAGAGACTTTCCGGATTTATCCGAACATCGGTACGTTGTTGCCGGCGATGGGATATGGGGATGAACAGGTGAAAGACCTGGAAAAAACCATCAACAAAGTCGATTGTGACGCGGTGATTGTGGGAACACCGATCGATCTGCGCCGTGTGGTAAAAATTAAAAAACCATCGACCCGGGTATATTACGATCTGGAAGAGATTGGGGAGCCCAAACTGACGGGTATACTGGATGAATTCGTTAAAAAACATCTTCCCGGAAGGGTATAA
- a CDS encoding carbohydrate kinase: MTYNIIAFGELLWDLLPEGKALGGAPANFIFRVNHFGNNGRLITRLGNDELGKEAMERVKEIGLPTGYVQVDENAPTGTVDVFLDKQGIPDFTINAGVAFDEIEFTSDIKELASEAHCIYYGTLVQRGEKSRESLFKLLDAAPKALKFCDINLRKDCYTPETLHESLQRADVVKINDEEIMELGKIFTLIGTDPRSYGEDLMMRYDLGILLVTMGPRGAQCITQDGEFFYDSGYEVKVKDTVGSGDAFSAGFIHILLKTGDVHHALNFGNALGALAATTAGATVPISESEVMAFMRKYYV; this comes from the coding sequence ATGACATATAATATCATCGCATTTGGGGAGTTGTTATGGGATTTGTTGCCTGAAGGCAAGGCATTGGGAGGCGCTCCGGCGAACTTCATATTTAGGGTGAACCACTTTGGAAATAACGGCCGGCTGATTACCCGCCTGGGAAATGACGAGCTGGGTAAAGAAGCGATGGAACGCGTGAAGGAAATCGGCTTGCCGACAGGATATGTGCAGGTGGATGAAAACGCTCCGACCGGAACAGTGGATGTGTTTCTGGACAAACAGGGAATTCCCGATTTTACCATCAATGCCGGCGTGGCCTTTGACGAGATTGAATTTACTTCCGACATAAAGGAGCTGGCTTCCGAAGCGCACTGCATTTATTACGGAACGTTGGTCCAGCGCGGAGAGAAATCCCGTGAATCGCTTTTCAAATTGCTTGATGCGGCACCCAAGGCGTTGAAGTTTTGTGATATCAATTTACGGAAAGACTGTTATACACCCGAAACCCTGCACGAATCGCTTCAACGGGCCGATGTGGTCAAGATTAACGATGAGGAGATCATGGAGCTTGGGAAGATTTTTACGCTCATTGGGACCGATCCGCGAAGTTATGGTGAGGATTTGATGATGCGATACGACCTGGGAATTCTGTTGGTGACCATGGGTCCCAGGGGAGCTCAGTGCATCACGCAGGATGGCGAATTCTTTTATGATTCCGGTTACGAAGTGAAAGTGAAAGATACAGTCGGCTCGGGAGATGCGTTTTCGGCCGGATTTATCCACATTTTACTGAAAACCGGAGATGTGCACCATGCGCTGAACTTCGGTAATGCATTGGGCGCTTTAGCGGCAACAACAGCCGGCGCGACGGTTCCTATCAGCGAATCGGAAGTGATGGCCTTTATGCGAAAGTATTACGTTTGA
- a CDS encoding DMT family transporter: MTTQANRPRGYIYTVLATISFSNVYIFSKAAMNHMSMSQFWFYWFLIAFSLNLAVVLFRGKLSVLRNIPKRSRWVLPTLGAMEIATTTLFFASIKVIENPAVTSFLGNLFPLFVTLMGVVLLKERFTRLETVGIVVVLVGAFVTSYSGSAKLSDFFIPGTGIVVLNALFAAATTILVKVKVKDFPPELLNFNRTFWLFLFAIGWITVSGSSFHVPGRALLNTGLGAFFGPFLAVLLLYKSFEHIEASRSSIIQALKGLFVMGGVLIYFGQLPQGYQIFGGLLSIAGVIIIAVAKLPEQYRNKKARKNSSGQKNISTVR; this comes from the coding sequence ATGACAACACAGGCTAACCGCCCGCGCGGCTACATATACACGGTGCTGGCCACCATTTCGTTCAGTAACGTGTACATCTTCAGTAAAGCTGCCATGAACCACATGAGCATGTCGCAGTTCTGGTTTTACTGGTTCCTGATTGCTTTCAGCCTGAACCTGGCGGTTGTGCTCTTTCGCGGCAAGTTGTCGGTGTTGCGGAATATCCCGAAAAGGTCGCGCTGGGTATTGCCCACGCTGGGCGCGATGGAAATAGCGACGACAACCCTGTTTTTCGCCTCCATCAAAGTCATCGAAAACCCGGCCGTGACCAGTTTCCTGGGCAACCTGTTTCCGCTCTTTGTAACATTAATGGGTGTCGTGCTGCTGAAAGAACGCTTTACCCGGCTCGAAACGGTGGGCATTGTGGTTGTTTTGGTGGGAGCTTTTGTCACCAGCTATTCAGGCTCGGCCAAACTCTCCGACTTCTTCATTCCGGGTACGGGAATCGTAGTGCTGAATGCCCTGTTTGCTGCAGCCACCACCATCCTGGTGAAAGTGAAGGTAAAAGATTTCCCTCCGGAATTGCTCAACTTCAACCGCACCTTCTGGCTCTTCCTGTTTGCCATCGGCTGGATTACTGTTTCGGGGAGTTCGTTTCATGTCCCCGGCAGGGCATTGCTCAATACCGGACTGGGCGCTTTCTTCGGGCCATTCCTGGCGGTCCTGCTGCTCTATAAGAGCTTCGAGCACATCGAAGCTTCGCGCTCTTCCATCATCCAGGCTTTGAAAGGATTGTTTGTGATGGGAGGTGTGTTGATTTACTTCGGACAACTGCCACAAGGCTACCAGATTTTTGGCGGGTTGCTCTCCATCGCCGGTGTGATTATAATCGCTGTAGCGAAGTTGCCGGAACAGTACCGGAATAAAAAAGCCCGGAAAAATAGTTCCGGGCAGAAGAATATATCGACGGTAAGGTGA
- a CDS encoding serine protease → MRSERIDNYRKIEEIRGTRLIVYVTGDRPGMETQIHPEVLEYFVNHLDPLGKVEKISLLLYTRGGNTLAAWSLVNLIRQFCKEFEVIIPSKAQSSGTLISIGANKVVMTKQATLGPIDPSLNGPLNPQNPQIPQNPMARIPVSVESIKGYFALAEEDLKIGNEKELTQILLSLSEKVHPLVLGDVYRSRTQIQMLARKLLAKQIDNKDRIEEIISFLTSDSGSHDYTIYRNEAKHELGLNIEKPDDEFYSILKQTFDDIRTELELLNPFDPNLILGANQSAQYSCRRVLIESSHGGTDVFVSEGQFIRQQQQIPQPPPLPPMQRTIIDDHRSFEGWRHED, encoded by the coding sequence ATGAGAAGTGAAAGAATTGATAATTATCGTAAAATAGAAGAAATAAGAGGAACAAGGTTAATCGTTTATGTTACTGGTGATCGTCCTGGGATGGAAACACAGATTCATCCGGAAGTTTTGGAGTATTTTGTAAATCACTTAGATCCCCTAGGAAAAGTGGAGAAAATATCTCTACTCTTGTACACGAGAGGAGGTAATACATTAGCCGCTTGGAGTTTGGTAAACCTCATTAGGCAGTTTTGTAAAGAGTTTGAAGTAATAATTCCATCTAAGGCTCAAAGTTCAGGTACATTGATCTCTATTGGTGCCAACAAAGTTGTTATGACTAAGCAAGCAACTTTGGGACCAATAGATCCGAGTCTAAATGGTCCGTTAAATCCACAAAATCCACAGATTCCACAAAATCCAATGGCAAGAATTCCAGTAAGTGTTGAATCAATCAAGGGATATTTTGCTCTCGCAGAGGAGGATTTGAAGATAGGTAATGAGAAAGAGTTAACACAGATTTTGTTAAGCTTATCAGAGAAAGTTCATCCTTTAGTTCTAGGAGATGTATACAGATCGAGAACTCAAATTCAAATGCTAGCAAGAAAACTTCTTGCAAAACAAATTGATAATAAAGATAGGATTGAGGAAATTATTTCATTTTTGACGAGTGATTCAGGAAGCCATGATTATACGATCTACCGAAATGAAGCTAAGCATGAGTTGGGCCTAAATATTGAAAAACCTGATGACGAGTTTTATTCTATATTAAAACAAACCTTTGATGATATTCGGACAGAATTGGAGCTGTTGAATCCATTTGATCCAAATTTAATATTAGGCGCAAATCAATCGGCTCAATACTCTTGTCGAAGAGTATTGATTGAGAGTTCTCATGGTGGTACAGACGTATTTGTAAGCGAGGGGCAGTTTATCAGACAACAGCAACAAATTCCTCAGCCGCCTCCATTACCTCCGATGCAACGAACAATAATTGATGATCACCGTTCGTTTGAAGGATGGAGACATGAAGATTAA
- a CDS encoding DUF1697 domain-containing protein encodes MNQYIAILRGINVGGNRKIKMADLKELFTGLGFTEISTYIQSGNVLFSSAKAEDTMALGDQLEQAIADTFGFDVPVIVRTVEELQQAVAVNPFYASPDADIERLHLTFLKTEPEADKLDAINQINHSPDKFNIIGNHAFVYCSGRYSESKLTNAFFEKKLKVPATTRNWKTVLKLVDLSMGK; translated from the coding sequence ATGAACCAATACATTGCAATTCTTCGTGGCATCAATGTGGGTGGCAACCGGAAAATTAAGATGGCCGACCTGAAGGAGCTGTTTACCGGTCTGGGCTTCACGGAGATTTCAACATACATACAAAGCGGTAACGTGTTGTTCTCTTCCGCGAAAGCGGAGGATACCATGGCATTGGGTGACCAGCTGGAGCAAGCCATCGCCGATACATTTGGCTTCGATGTGCCGGTGATTGTCCGTACCGTTGAGGAACTGCAGCAGGCTGTTGCTGTCAACCCGTTTTACGCTTCGCCGGACGCCGATATCGAACGGTTGCACCTCACGTTTTTGAAAACAGAACCGGAAGCCGACAAGTTGGATGCCATTAACCAAATCAACCACTCACCTGACAAATTCAATATCATCGGTAACCATGCATTTGTTTATTGCTCGGGCCGCTACAGCGAATCCAAACTCACCAACGCTTTCTTTGAAAAGAAGCTGAAGGTACCCGCTACTACGCGAAACTGGAAAACGGTGCTGAAGCTGGTGGACCTTTCTATGGGAAAATGA
- a CDS encoding superoxide dismutase family protein, producing the protein MRKRIFAWNGMLAIILLIVTQSCAPKSGQQNNTGTEKMATPEVTKAVCVLQPTAGNHVTGTVTFTKVDGGVQVVADLKGLAPGKHGFHVHQYGDISAADGTSAGGHFSPENVNHGGPDADVRHVGDLGNIVVAADSTGHYQRIDKMVKLNGPHSVIGRAIIVHSGEDDLTSQPTGAAGSRIAEGVIGIAKP; encoded by the coding sequence ATGAGGAAGAGAATTTTTGCATGGAATGGTATGCTGGCAATTATTTTACTGATTGTTACGCAATCTTGTGCTCCTAAATCAGGACAACAGAACAACACGGGGACGGAAAAGATGGCGACACCTGAAGTAACCAAAGCGGTATGCGTCCTTCAGCCAACAGCAGGGAATCACGTCACCGGGACTGTTACCTTCACTAAAGTGGATGGCGGCGTTCAGGTAGTAGCCGACTTGAAAGGGCTGGCTCCGGGCAAACATGGTTTCCACGTGCATCAGTATGGTGATATTTCCGCAGCAGATGGTACATCGGCCGGCGGACACTTTAGCCCGGAAAATGTGAATCACGGTGGCCCGGATGCGGATGTTCGTCATGTGGGTGACCTTGGGAATATCGTCGTCGCGGCCGACAGTACCGGTCATTATCAGCGGATAGACAAGATGGTGAAGCTGAACGGACCGCACTCGGTGATTGGTCGCGCCATCATTGTGCACTCCGGTGAAGATGATTTGACTTCGCAACCAACGGGGGCTGCCGGCTCACGCATTGCCGAAGGGGTGATTGGTATCGCCAAGCCTTGA
- a CDS encoding glucose-6-phosphate isomerase, which produces MNNIKLDMEKAFSFVSRDEVFAWKETTEKNNVALHEKTGKGNDFLGWVNLPTAITEEHLSDVEETAARLRSKKLDIFVVIGIGGSYLGAKAVVDALSDSFAHLKGSDAPHILFAGQNIGEDYLHELRELLKGKEYAMAVISKSGTTTEPALAFRLLRQDIEDKYGVEEARQRIVAITDESKGALRTLADAEGYKTYVIPDDVGGRYSVLTPVGLVPIAVAGFDVRALVQGARDMEKASDVNVPFEDNLAAQYAAVRNSLYKSGKKIEILVNFTPKLHYFSEWWKQLYGESEGKEGKGIYPASVDFTSDLHSMGQYIQEGERILFETVISIAKPDYEVRIPEDKDNLDKLNYLAGKRVDEVNKMAELGTALAHMDGGVPNIRVEVPKIDEYNIGQLIYFFEIACGMSGYALEVNPFDQPGVEAYKKNMFALLEKPGFEEETKQIKSRL; this is translated from the coding sequence ATGAACAATATCAAGCTGGATATGGAGAAAGCCTTTTCCTTTGTTTCCCGCGACGAAGTATTCGCGTGGAAGGAAACGACGGAAAAGAACAATGTAGCTCTCCACGAAAAAACCGGAAAAGGAAACGATTTTTTGGGTTGGGTGAACCTTCCAACTGCTATCACCGAAGAGCACTTAAGTGATGTGGAAGAAACAGCAGCCCGCCTTAGAAGCAAGAAGCTCGACATTTTTGTGGTCATCGGAATCGGCGGTTCGTACCTCGGCGCCAAAGCCGTGGTGGATGCACTGTCTGATTCATTCGCTCACCTGAAAGGAAGCGATGCACCGCATATTCTCTTTGCCGGACAGAACATCGGTGAAGATTACCTGCACGAACTGCGCGAACTGCTGAAAGGCAAAGAGTACGCGATGGCAGTTATTTCCAAATCGGGAACGACTACCGAACCGGCGTTGGCTTTCCGTCTGCTTCGTCAGGATATTGAGGATAAATATGGCGTGGAAGAAGCCCGTCAACGCATTGTAGCCATTACCGACGAAAGCAAAGGTGCCCTCCGTACCCTCGCTGACGCGGAAGGTTACAAGACTTACGTGATTCCGGACGATGTCGGTGGACGTTACTCGGTACTGACTCCGGTGGGTCTGGTGCCGATTGCCGTTGCCGGATTTGATGTTCGTGCGCTTGTACAAGGTGCCCGCGACATGGAAAAAGCAAGCGATGTAAACGTACCGTTTGAAGATAACCTGGCAGCACAGTATGCAGCTGTTCGTAACAGCCTGTATAAATCAGGTAAGAAAATCGAAATCCTGGTCAATTTCACCCCGAAACTGCACTACTTCTCCGAATGGTGGAAACAGCTGTACGGTGAGAGTGAAGGAAAAGAGGGCAAAGGAATTTATCCGGCCAGCGTTGATTTCACTTCCGACCTCCACTCCATGGGACAGTACATCCAGGAAGGCGAGCGCATTCTGTTCGAAACCGTTATCTCCATTGCCAAGCCCGATTACGAAGTTCGTATTCCGGAAGACAAAGATAACCTGGACAAGCTGAATTACCTGGCCGGCAAACGTGTCGACGAGGTGAACAAAATGGCTGAACTGGGAACCGCCCTGGCCCACATGGACGGCGGCGTTCCGAACATCCGTGTAGAGGTTCCGAAAATCGACGAGTACAACATTGGACAGTTGATTTATTTCTTCGAGATTGCCTGCGGTATGAGTGGTTATGCCCTCGAGGTGAATCCATTCGACCAGCCCGGAGTAGAAGCGTACAAAAAGAACATGTTCGCCCTGCTCGAAAAACCCGGCTTCGAAGAAGAAACCAAGCAAATCAAATCGCGCCTGTAA
- a CDS encoding NAD(P)H-dependent glycerol-3-phosphate dehydrogenase yields MSEISEKLRLAIIGSGSWATALAKMFMNNVPELNWYFRKEETIDLFRRFHHNPNYLQAVEFDVNRIHFYSDINEIAEQSDILVFAIPSAFLKDALKNLTVDISQKFVVSAIKGIVPDDNLVVGQFFHEYYNVPYDQVGVIAGPCHAEEVARELLSYLTIASPDVKRARQFAFLLESPYIRTHISDDIWGTEYSSVLKNIMAIAAGISHGLRYGDNFQAVLMSNAIQEIKRFVDTVHPITRDIKSSAYLGDLLVTGYSQYSRNRTFGTMIGKGYTVRTAMLEMHMIAEGYFATKCIREINSRYNVNMPITDAVYNILYENISPAIELRILTEHLR; encoded by the coding sequence ATGTCTGAAATAAGCGAGAAATTACGACTTGCCATCATCGGAAGCGGGAGCTGGGCTACAGCTCTTGCCAAGATGTTTATGAATAATGTGCCGGAACTCAACTGGTATTTCCGCAAGGAAGAAACCATTGATCTGTTCCGGAGATTTCACCATAATCCCAACTACTTGCAAGCGGTGGAATTTGATGTCAACCGGATTCATTTTTATTCCGACATCAACGAAATCGCCGAGCAGTCGGATATCCTGGTCTTTGCCATTCCTTCGGCCTTCCTGAAGGATGCGCTCAAGAACCTGACCGTGGATATCAGTCAGAAATTTGTGGTATCGGCAATCAAAGGGATTGTTCCGGACGATAACCTGGTGGTGGGACAATTTTTCCACGAATATTACAACGTGCCCTACGACCAGGTGGGCGTTATTGCCGGCCCGTGTCACGCCGAAGAGGTCGCACGGGAACTGTTGTCGTACCTCACCATTGCCAGCCCCGATGTAAAAAGAGCCCGGCAGTTTGCGTTTCTTCTCGAAAGTCCTTATATCCGGACCCATATTTCCGACGATATCTGGGGAACCGAGTATTCTTCCGTTCTCAAGAATATCATGGCGATTGCGGCCGGCATTTCGCATGGATTGCGCTACGGCGACAACTTCCAGGCCGTGCTGATGTCGAATGCCATCCAGGAAATCAAACGGTTTGTCGACACAGTGCATCCCATTACCCGCGACATCAAATCGAGCGCCTACCTGGGCGACCTGCTGGTAACCGGCTATTCGCAATATTCCCGTAACCGGACATTCGGAACCATGATTGGTAAAGGCTATACTGTACGCACTGCTATGCTCGAAATGCACATGATTGCAGAGGGTTACTTCGCTACGAAGTGTATTCGGGAAATAAATAGCCGTTACAATGTGAACATGCCCATCACCGACGCTGTTTACAATATACTTTACGAGAACATCTCACCGGCCATTGAACTGAGGATTTTAACAGAACATCTTCGATAA
- the lysS gene encoding lysine--tRNA ligase, with protein MSNIELSEQEIIRRNSLNRLRELGINPYPAEMYNVNATAKEIKEQFDSEKGNFQNVTFAGRIMSRRIMGKASFAGLQDSTGRIQIYVNRDEICPGEDKTLYNEVFKKLLDIGDIIGVKGFVFVTQMGEISIHVKELTVLSKSIRPLPVVKEKDGKVFDAFTDPEQRYRQRYVDLIVNPQVKDVFVNRTKIINTMRELFNERGYLEVETPILQPIPGGAAARPFTTHHNALNIPLYLRIANELYLKRLIVGGFDGVYEFAKDFRNEGMDRTHNPEFTVMEIYVAYKDYHWMMDFTEEMIERVALALHGTTKVKLGDKEIDFKRPFKRVTMYDAIQEYTGIDISGMDEEQLRGVCKDLDIEVDPTMGKGKLIDEIFGEKCEGNYIQPTFIIDYPKEMSPLCKKHRDNPDLTERFELMVNGKELCNAYSELNDPIDQLERFQEQLKLSEKGDDEAMYIDMDFVRSLEYAMPPTSGMGIGIDRLTMLMTDNLSIQDVLLFPQMKPEKKSEGDSDGKFEELGIPTDWVGVIRKMGITKVEQLKEIKPGKLFNDLCGYNKKNKLGLTNPSADEVKQWVN; from the coding sequence ATGAGTAACATAGAGCTGAGTGAACAGGAAATTATCCGCCGTAATTCGCTGAATCGGTTACGGGAACTGGGCATCAACCCCTACCCTGCCGAAATGTACAACGTAAATGCTACCGCGAAAGAGATAAAGGAGCAGTTCGATTCCGAAAAAGGAAACTTTCAGAACGTAACTTTTGCCGGTCGCATCATGAGTCGGCGAATCATGGGTAAAGCCTCGTTTGCCGGATTACAGGATAGCACCGGACGCATCCAGATATATGTCAACCGCGACGAAATCTGTCCGGGTGAAGACAAGACCCTTTACAACGAAGTATTTAAGAAATTACTCGATATCGGCGACATCATCGGAGTGAAAGGCTTCGTGTTTGTCACCCAAATGGGCGAAATATCCATTCATGTGAAAGAGCTCACCGTGTTGAGCAAATCCATTCGCCCGCTGCCGGTGGTAAAAGAAAAAGACGGGAAAGTATTCGACGCTTTCACCGATCCCGAACAACGTTATCGCCAACGATATGTCGACCTGATTGTGAATCCGCAGGTGAAGGATGTTTTCGTGAACCGCACGAAGATTATCAACACCATGCGCGAACTGTTTAACGAACGCGGCTACCTCGAGGTTGAAACCCCGATTCTGCAACCCATTCCGGGTGGAGCAGCCGCCCGTCCGTTCACTACACATCACAACGCGTTGAACATTCCGCTGTATCTGCGTATCGCTAACGAGCTTTATCTGAAAAGACTGATCGTTGGCGGTTTTGATGGCGTGTACGAGTTTGCCAAAGACTTCCGTAACGAAGGAATGGACCGTACGCACAACCCCGAATTCACGGTGATGGAAATCTATGTAGCTTACAAAGACTACCACTGGATGATGGATTTCACCGAGGAAATGATCGAGCGCGTGGCTTTGGCATTGCACGGTACCACCAAAGTGAAGCTGGGCGACAAGGAAATTGATTTCAAACGCCCGTTCAAGCGGGTAACCATGTATGATGCCATCCAGGAATACACCGGCATCGATATTTCCGGCATGGATGAAGAACAACTTCGCGGAGTTTGCAAGGATCTCGATATCGAGGTGGACCCGACCATGGGAAAAGGCAAACTCATCGACGAGATTTTCGGCGAAAAGTGCGAAGGCAACTACATTCAGCCAACCTTCATCATCGACTATCCGAAAGAGATGTCACCGTTGTGTAAAAAGCACCGCGATAATCCCGATTTGACCGAGCGTTTTGAGCTCATGGTGAACGGCAAAGAGTTGTGTAACGCTTATTCCGAGCTGAACGATCCGATTGATCAGCTGGAGCGTTTCCAGGAACAGCTCAAGCTTTCGGAAAAAGGAGATGACGAAGCGATGTACATCGATATGGACTTTGTGCGCTCGCTCGAATACGCCATGCCTCCTACATCTGGAATGGGAATCGGTATCGACCGCCTCACCATGTTGATGACCGACAACCTGTCCATCCAGGATGTACTGCTCTTCCCGCAAATGAAACCGGAGAAGAAATCGGAAGGTGACAGTGACGGTAAATTCGAAGAGTTGGGCATCCCGACCGATTGGGTAGGTGTCATCCGCAAAATGGGCATCACCAAGGTAGAACAACTCAAAGAGATTAAACCCGGCAAGTTATTCAACGACCTCTGCGGGTATAATAAGAAAAACAAACTGGGTTTGACCAATCCGTCAGCTGACGAGGTCAAGCAGTGGGTAAACTAG